The sequence GCCGCTCGATGTCTGGAACTACATCCTGCGGCCCACCATTGCCCAAACCCTGGGCTGGGCGGTGTTCATTTCCACCCCCAAGGGGCGCAACTGGTTCTACGACATGTACACCCGTGGCAACGATCCGGAAGAACCTGACTTCGAGTCGTTTCATTTTCGAAGTAACGAGAGTAAATACTTCCCGGCTGAAGAATGGGATGAAGCACAGCGGACGCTTCCGGCCGATGTCTTCAAGCAGGAGTACGAAGCCGAATTCCTCGAAGATTCCGCCGGGGTCTTCCGCAAGGTATCGTCCTGCCTGATCCCCGAATCGGCTATTACCCGCGATGACCGCGCGGGGCCGGTGGTG is a genomic window of Pontiella desulfatans containing:
- a CDS encoding terminase large subunit domain-containing protein gives rise to the protein MPGDYGWVAPTYNVAERGREALCSLLPGACRSVGRTPTRVEFLSENDELVRVWFLSADNPENIRGYGFRGLVIDEAALVPLDVWNYILRPTIAQTLGWAVFISTPKGRNWFYDMYTRGNDPEEPDFESFHFRSNESKYFPAEEWDEAQRTLPADVFKQEYEAEFLEDSAGVFRKVSSCLIPESAITRDDRAGPVVIGCDVAKCA